One genomic segment of Choristoneura fumiferana chromosome Z, NRCan_CFum_1, whole genome shotgun sequence includes these proteins:
- the LOC141430530 gene encoding uncharacterized protein produces MWGRSAWVLAAVCAAAALDPDISLHTTSEEQVIEGEQRLSETILQILEHFKQPDPIGIPGADIPEPYPVPDMKQTISFGTTLYFKNTAVHGISKFRILYINAEIGAMEVHAAMLIDKLQARGNYTMSTWVNKAQGPFTVDVTGLKITAKANLGVERDGKLRAQDIAIDISFNTISMNFENLGLFGSMFQGIVNSVGNFLFDSIKPYILKEAYIKVRAEINKKLEEVAGDMQFPNSISPLDMLIADGRGKVRALQMDPYRVNDYNATVSIFSVSLSNTWVTGASSFHRVGNITLKMENNTIIADFEIGTQKLEGTTQWDISAVGGLLSRAGTAAFSVEYISGRLVVAQPLDTRNRPEFRGVDLEIGNIQVRCNGAGTLDYLIELVVNILPNLLRYQIMDALEGPIKEKIQTELNKINVEETIVQELIPKLDEMQKEGLRLSAIRGAPVTVQSYDEDDFFNF; encoded by the exons ATGTGGGGCCGCAGCGCGTGGGTGCTCGCCGCCGTgtgcgccgccgccgcgctggaCCCAG ATATTTCTCTTCATACGACTTCTGAGGAACAAGTTATTGAGGGAGAACAACGACTCAGCGAAACAATTTTACAGATATTGGAACATTTCAAACAACCTGATCCAATAGGGATCCCCGGGGCAGACATACCGGAACCCTACCCTGTGCCCGACATGAAACAAACTATATCTTTTGGCACCACTTTGTACTTTAAAAACACGGCTGTCCATGGAATAAGCAAATTCCGAATACTATACATCAATGCCGAAATTGGAGCCATGGAG GTCCATGCTGCCATGCTGATCGACAAACTGCAAGCAAGAGGGAACTACACGATGTCGACATGGGTCAACAAGGCCCAGGGTCCGTTCACGGTGGACGTCACCGGACTCAAAATCACCGCCAAAGCCAACTTAGGAGTGGAGCGCGACGGCAAACTGAGAGCACAAGATATTGCTATCGACATATCATTCAATACTATTTCGATGAATTTTGAGAACTTAGGTTTATTTGGAAGCATGTTCCAAGGAATCGTAAATTCCGTCGgaaattttttatttgattctaTTAAACCTTACATTCTCAAGGAGGCTTATATCAAAGTAAGAGCTGAAATCAATAAGAAACTTGAAGAAGTAGCAGGTGACATGCAATTCCCGAATTCAATTTCACCTTTAGATATGCTGATAGCAGACGGTCGCGGGAAGGTGCGCGCTTTGCAAATGGATCCTTACAGAGTAAACGACTATAATGCTACTGTCAGTATATTTTCGGTTTCTTTATCGAACACCTGGGTTACTGGTGCATCTTCATTCCATCGAGTTGGAAACATAACATTGAAAATGGAAAATAACACAATTATAGCAGACTTTGAAATAGGTACTCAAAAACTTGAAGGCACTACTCAGTGGGACATATCCGCGGTGGGGGGCTTGCTCTCGAGGGCCGGCACTGCGGCTTTCTCGGTGGAATACATCAGCGGCAGGCTCGTGGTGGCGCAGCCGCTCGACACCCGCAACAGACCGGAGTTCAGGGGCGTGGATTTAGAAATCGGTAATATCCAAGTGCGATGCAACGGAGCTGGCACATTAGACTATCTTATAGAACTCGTAGTAAATATTTTGCCAAATCTTTTAAGATATCAAATAATGGACGCCTTGGAGGGCCCCATTAAAGAGAAAATACAAAcggagttaaataaaattaacgtaGAAGAAACCATCGTACAAGAATTAATACCGAAATTAGACGAAATGCAGAAAGAAGGGCTGCGGTTGTCAGCGATAAGAGGTGCCCCCGTCACCGTTCAATCATATGACGAAGacgacttttttaatttttaa